One Lacunisphaera limnophila DNA window includes the following coding sequences:
- a CDS encoding APC family permease, which translates to MPASTILGSLKSLIVGRARSLTDRDLFHKVSLAALFAWVGLGADGLSSSCYGPEETFRTLGAHPHLAVFIALASIITITAICASYSQIIALFPSGGGGYLVASKLLSPAAGVVSGSALLIDYVLTITISVASGADALFSLLPPAWLAWKLPFALAGVAGLTVLNLRGVRESVMIWVPVFFVFIGTHAFAILYALFSHGPELGGVAAATVQEVRTVSGELGWIGLLAILLKAYSMGAGTYTGIEAVSNGLPILREPRVRTGRRTMLYMGVSLAVTVGGLLLAYLLYAVTPVAGKTLNAVLFEKMTAGWGATGTAFVFTTLAAEAALLFIAAQAGFLDGPRVLANMALDRWFPARFANLSDRFVTQNGILLMGGAGLLMMVITRGSVALLVVLYAINVFITFTLSQLGMVRHWWRERHTEPAWRRKLAVNGFGLALTSFILVSLTLVKFHEGGWATLLVTGLLTATAFAIKRHYRGVQHQLRRLDTLVESSAADTAQVGQSSSTLLKQDRTAILLVNGYNGLGLHTALQVPRMFGDSFRNFVFLQVGAVDAGNFKGMAEIEALRTHTAAEAERYAAWARRHGYGAATFTAVGHDVTEEVMTLATQAAAQFPNHVFFAGQLLFAQETRLTRWLHNHTAFMLQQRFFRASLPFVVLPLRVGEDLPRVEPQMAG; encoded by the coding sequence ATGCCTGCCTCGACCATCCTCGGGTCGTTGAAATCCCTCATCGTCGGTCGCGCGCGTTCGCTGACCGACCGCGACCTCTTTCACAAGGTGTCGCTCGCCGCCCTCTTCGCCTGGGTCGGCCTTGGCGCCGATGGCCTCTCGTCCTCCTGCTATGGCCCGGAGGAAACCTTCCGCACGCTTGGCGCCCATCCCCACCTCGCGGTGTTCATCGCCCTCGCGTCGATCATCACGATCACGGCCATCTGCGCCAGCTATTCACAGATCATCGCTCTGTTTCCCAGCGGCGGCGGCGGCTATCTCGTGGCGAGTAAGCTCCTCTCCCCTGCGGCCGGTGTAGTCTCCGGTTCCGCCCTGTTGATCGACTATGTCCTGACCATCACCATCTCCGTGGCGAGTGGCGCCGATGCGCTCTTCAGTCTCCTGCCGCCGGCATGGCTGGCGTGGAAGCTACCCTTCGCCCTGGCCGGTGTGGCCGGCCTCACCGTGCTCAACCTGCGCGGAGTCCGCGAATCCGTCATGATCTGGGTGCCCGTCTTCTTCGTCTTCATCGGCACCCACGCCTTCGCCATCCTCTACGCGTTGTTCTCCCATGGTCCGGAACTGGGCGGTGTGGCCGCTGCGACCGTGCAGGAGGTCCGCACCGTCAGCGGCGAACTCGGCTGGATCGGCCTTCTCGCCATCCTGCTCAAGGCTTACAGCATGGGCGCGGGCACCTATACCGGCATCGAGGCGGTCAGCAACGGCCTGCCCATTCTCCGCGAACCGCGTGTCCGGACCGGCCGTCGCACCATGCTCTACATGGGCGTGTCCCTGGCCGTCACGGTGGGCGGCCTGCTCCTCGCCTACCTGCTCTATGCCGTGACCCCGGTGGCGGGCAAGACCCTCAACGCGGTTCTCTTCGAGAAAATGACCGCCGGCTGGGGTGCCACCGGCACGGCCTTCGTCTTCACCACCCTCGCCGCCGAGGCCGCGCTGCTCTTCATCGCCGCGCAAGCGGGTTTCCTCGACGGTCCACGCGTGCTGGCCAATATGGCCCTCGACCGCTGGTTCCCCGCCCGGTTCGCCAACCTGAGCGACCGCTTTGTGACCCAAAATGGCATCCTCCTCATGGGTGGCGCCGGCCTGCTGATGATGGTCATCACCCGCGGCTCCGTCGCCCTGCTGGTCGTGCTCTATGCCATCAACGTCTTCATCACCTTCACCCTTTCGCAGCTCGGCATGGTACGGCATTGGTGGCGCGAGCGGCACACCGAGCCCGCGTGGCGGCGCAAGCTCGCGGTTAACGGCTTCGGCCTGGCGCTGACTTCGTTCATCCTGGTCTCGCTGACGCTCGTCAAATTCCACGAGGGCGGCTGGGCCACGCTGCTCGTCACCGGCCTGCTGACCGCCACCGCCTTCGCCATCAAGCGCCACTACCGGGGCGTACAGCACCAACTCCGCCGGCTCGACACCCTGGTGGAGTCCAGCGCCGCGGACACCGCTCAAGTCGGCCAGTCCAGCTCCACCCTGCTAAAACAGGACCGCACCGCCATTCTCCTTGTCAATGGCTACAATGGCCTCGGCCTGCACACCGCGCTGCAGGTGCCGCGCATGTTCGGCGACAGTTTCCGCAACTTCGTTTTCCTGCAGGTCGGCGCCGTGGACGCCGGCAACTTCAAGGGCATGGCGGAAATCGAGGCGCTGCGCACCCACACGGCGGCTGAAGCCGAACGCTACGCGGCCTGGGCCCGACGGCATGGCTATGGCGCGGCGACCTTCACCGCCGTGGGCCACGATGTCACCGAGGAGGTGATGACGCTTGCCACCCAGGCGGCGGCCCAATTCCCCAACCACGTCTTCTTCGCCGGCCAACTGCTCTTCGCTCAGGAAACCCGCCTAACGCGCTGGCTGCACAACCACACGGCCTTCATGTTGCAGCAGCGCTTCTTCCGCGCCAGCCTGCCGTTCGTGGTTCTGCCGCTCCGCGTGGGTGAGGATTTGCCTCGCGTTGAGCCGCAAATGGCCGGCTAA
- a CDS encoding DEAD/DEAH box helicase: MEKRPFSELGLSPEILKAVDKMGFEEASPIQTAVIPFGMAGRDVVGQSATGSGKTAAFAIPAIEKVDVSLKKVQVLVLCPTRELAVQVAEEFGKLALFKKGLMEVPIYGGQSYDRQFRALAAGAQVVIGTPGRVMDHMERGTLRLDALKVIVLDEADRMLDMGFRDDIEHVLKSVPEQRQCLFFSATMPHAIQELIKRYTRDPEWIRIESLAQNAPQVEQIYFEVDRRSKIEVLTRLIDLHDFRFGIIFCSTKIMVDELDEHLHARGYSTDRLHGDITQAQRTRVMDKFRRRGFEFLVATDVAARGLDVDDLEVVFNFDLPNDAEDYTHRIGRTGRAGKKGMAFTFVSGREIYKLQGMINYARLKIRRERVPSLDEVEEAKGNVFYEKLRATLEEKKFKSHDQMVDRLLEQGHTSTDIASALIHLMQGDVEEPAKKTAKVRAEHIAANESPAPSAPAPRPAPVRRDPPPAATPAPVAAAPEGPASAAVRPVEAARPPSGDKFAAQKRTYERKPRTGREPGYSVVSFNIGRQHLVTPADLVGKIAGVTRLPANVVGAIDINEDHTLVDVVSEHAELVVTKLAGIRIKNQSLKLAVVPPPAG, from the coding sequence ATGGAAAAACGTCCGTTCAGTGAACTGGGCCTCTCGCCCGAGATTTTGAAAGCCGTGGACAAGATGGGATTCGAGGAAGCCTCGCCCATCCAGACCGCGGTCATCCCCTTCGGCATGGCCGGGCGCGACGTCGTGGGCCAGTCGGCCACGGGGTCGGGCAAGACGGCGGCGTTTGCCATCCCCGCGATCGAGAAGGTCGACGTGTCGCTCAAGAAGGTGCAGGTGCTCGTGCTCTGCCCGACCCGCGAGTTGGCGGTGCAGGTGGCCGAGGAATTCGGCAAGCTGGCCCTCTTCAAGAAGGGCCTGATGGAAGTGCCGATCTACGGCGGCCAGAGTTATGACCGGCAGTTCCGCGCGCTGGCGGCGGGGGCGCAGGTCGTGATCGGCACGCCGGGCCGCGTCATGGACCACATGGAGCGCGGCACGCTGCGGCTCGACGCGCTGAAGGTCATCGTGCTGGACGAGGCCGACCGGATGCTCGACATGGGTTTCCGTGACGACATCGAGCACGTGCTCAAGTCGGTGCCCGAGCAGCGCCAGTGTTTGTTTTTCTCGGCGACGATGCCGCACGCCATCCAGGAGCTGATCAAGCGCTACACCCGCGACCCGGAGTGGATCCGCATCGAGTCCCTGGCGCAGAACGCCCCGCAGGTGGAGCAGATCTATTTTGAAGTGGACCGCCGTTCGAAGATCGAGGTGCTCACGCGCCTGATCGACCTGCACGATTTCCGTTTCGGCATCATTTTCTGCAGCACCAAGATCATGGTGGACGAGCTCGACGAGCACCTGCACGCCCGTGGGTACTCGACCGACCGCCTGCACGGCGACATCACGCAGGCGCAGCGCACGCGGGTGATGGACAAGTTCCGCCGCCGCGGCTTCGAGTTCCTCGTCGCGACCGACGTGGCCGCCCGCGGCCTGGATGTGGACGACCTCGAGGTCGTGTTTAATTTCGACCTGCCCAACGATGCCGAGGACTACACGCACCGCATTGGCCGCACCGGCCGTGCGGGCAAGAAGGGCATGGCCTTCACCTTCGTGTCGGGCCGCGAGATCTACAAGTTGCAGGGCATGATCAACTACGCTCGGCTGAAGATTCGGCGCGAACGCGTGCCGTCACTCGACGAGGTCGAGGAGGCCAAGGGCAACGTGTTCTACGAGAAACTCCGCGCCACGCTGGAGGAGAAGAAATTCAAGTCGCACGACCAGATGGTGGACCGCCTGCTGGAGCAGGGGCACACCAGCACGGACATTGCCTCGGCGCTGATCCATCTCATGCAGGGTGACGTCGAGGAGCCGGCCAAGAAGACGGCCAAGGTTCGCGCGGAGCACATCGCGGCCAACGAGAGCCCGGCGCCGTCGGCGCCGGCCCCGCGTCCGGCTCCCGTCCGCCGTGATCCGCCGCCCGCGGCGACGCCCGCCCCTGTGGCCGCGGCTCCCGAGGGCCCGGCGTCCGCCGCGGTGCGTCCGGTCGAAGCGGCCCGTCCGCCCTCCGGCGACAAGTTCGCCGCGCAGAAACGGACTTATGAGCGCAAGCCGCGCACCGGGCGCGAGCCGGGTTACTCGGTCGTTTCCTTCAATATCGGCCGTCAGCATCTGGTGACCCCCGCCGATCTGGTCGGCAAGATCGCCGGCGTCACGCGCCTGCCGGCGAACGTCGTGGGGGCGATCGACATTAACGAGGACCACACCCTCGTGGATGTGGTGAGCGAGCACGCCGAGCTGGTCGTGACCAAGCTGGCCGGCATCCGGATCAAGAACCAGTCCTTGAAGCTGGCTGTCGTGCCACCGCCGGCGGGGTGA
- a CDS encoding cupin domain-containing protein, which yields MKSAPLSPDTHAAEEVARLLDLAPLEQEGGFFRRSAEAATILPGSARRAYSVIYFLITPAGFSAMHKLETDEVWNFHCGDTLESLRLAPGGVGKVVTLGLDLAAGETPQDVVAAGVWQGTRLRAGGRWALVSCVVAPEFRWSEFTLGDRRELTAAYPGFASEILGLTR from the coding sequence ATGAAGAGCGCCCCGCTATCCCCTGACACCCACGCCGCCGAGGAGGTGGCACGGTTGCTGGACTTGGCCCCGTTGGAGCAGGAGGGCGGCTTTTTCCGCCGGTCGGCGGAAGCGGCGACCATCCTGCCGGGGAGTGCGCGTCGGGCGTATTCCGTGATTTATTTCCTGATCACGCCGGCCGGGTTCTCCGCGATGCACAAACTGGAGACGGACGAGGTTTGGAATTTCCACTGCGGGGATACGCTCGAATCGTTGCGGCTGGCTCCGGGCGGGGTCGGGAAGGTCGTGACGCTGGGCCTGGACCTGGCGGCGGGTGAGACCCCGCAGGACGTGGTGGCGGCCGGGGTGTGGCAGGGCACCCGGCTCCGGGCGGGTGGCCGGTGGGCGCTGGTGTCGTGTGTGGTGGCGCCGGAATTTCGCTGGAGCGAGTTCACGCTGGGGGACAGGCGCGAGTTGACGGCGGCTTATCCGGGATTTGCTTCGGAGATCCTCGGGTTGACGCGGTAG
- a CDS encoding HNH endonuclease, giving the protein MEAVLDQPVLVLNRLWQAVNVIAARRAFALLAREHAQVVHQTDDNFRTYSLLDWINFSTYNPPAEELETVRTINRNIRLPRVILLTFFDKLPCKELKLTRNNVFERDDDKCQYCGHVFEREELNLDHVIPRHYGGKTTWENIVCSCIKCNSRKANRLPHEAHMRLIRKPVRPKWRPVISLVLGNHKHEKWKDFLDVAYWNVELEE; this is encoded by the coding sequence ATGGAAGCCGTGCTCGACCAACCGGTCCTCGTGCTGAACCGCCTCTGGCAGGCGGTGAACGTCATTGCCGCGCGCCGCGCCTTCGCCCTGCTGGCCCGGGAGCACGCGCAGGTGGTGCACCAGACGGACGACAATTTCCGCACGTACTCGCTGTTGGATTGGATCAATTTTTCCACCTACAACCCGCCGGCCGAGGAGCTGGAGACGGTGCGCACGATCAACCGGAACATCCGGTTGCCGCGGGTGATCCTGCTGACCTTCTTCGACAAGCTGCCGTGCAAGGAGCTGAAGCTCACGCGCAACAACGTGTTCGAGCGCGACGACGACAAGTGCCAGTACTGCGGCCACGTGTTTGAGCGGGAGGAGCTGAACCTCGACCACGTCATCCCGCGGCATTACGGCGGCAAGACGACGTGGGAGAACATCGTGTGCTCGTGCATCAAGTGCAATTCCCGCAAGGCGAACCGGCTCCCGCACGAGGCGCACATGCGGCTGATCCGCAAGCCGGTGCGGCCGAAGTGGCGGCCGGTCATCAGCCTCGTGCTGGGCAACCACAAGCACGAGAAGTGGAAGGATTTCCTCGACGTGGCGTACTGGAACGTGGAGCTGGAGGAGTAG
- a CDS encoding ACT domain-containing protein, translating into MESLVLTIIAADRPGLVDRLAACVADHGGNWLESRMCHLGGRFAGIARVEVAAEKLTALKRALHGLEADGLRIVVESGAHSTGSGQAASTGSGQAGAAGGVAVTIELVGNDRPGILRTVTGVLAAHGVNVEELSSECVSAPMGGGDLFQAKARVLVPAGVKLEAVRADLEKIATDLMVDLKLRPVG; encoded by the coding sequence ATCGAATCACTCGTCCTCACCATCATTGCGGCGGATCGTCCGGGTCTCGTGGACCGCCTGGCGGCGTGCGTGGCTGACCACGGCGGCAACTGGCTGGAGAGCCGGATGTGCCATTTGGGCGGGCGGTTTGCCGGCATCGCGCGCGTCGAGGTCGCGGCGGAAAAGCTCACGGCCCTGAAACGGGCGCTGCACGGGCTCGAGGCGGACGGCCTGAGGATCGTGGTGGAGAGCGGAGCCCATTCGACAGGCTCAGGGCAGGCCGCTTCGACAGGCTCAGGGCAGGCGGGTGCGGCGGGTGGCGTCGCGGTGACCATTGAATTGGTGGGCAACGACCGGCCGGGAATTTTGCGGACGGTGACGGGAGTGCTCGCGGCGCACGGCGTCAACGTGGAGGAGCTTTCGTCGGAGTGCGTGAGTGCGCCGATGGGCGGCGGGGATTTGTTTCAGGCCAAGGCCCGGGTGCTGGTGCCCGCCGGAGTGAAGCTGGAAGCAGTGCGCGCTGACCTGGAGAAGATCGCCACCGACCTGATGGTGGATTTGAAACTGCGGCCGGTGGGGTGA
- a CDS encoding GAF domain-containing protein produces MSLEEMKDLAAHHALASLAVTAPDATTAQTGILSAIMSAFPADSGSLSLLTPESASLEISAQQGLPPETGDFALRPGQGITGWVAMHGRPLLVADVSHEPRYIAARRGVCCEMAAPITIDGQIVGVVNLDADQPGAFNSTDLDRLMRFADEAGTVLNRLWQFDRLRANSTQLTTLVELGHALVAQLAPEELLHAITESGRAFFNARLCLLHDYDANARELRLHAWSAGGDLASAGLALQQQTIPIDEALLSSTLTTGRTTEYQQLDGPRYREAADLPRDPTLCSALATPLFLEGKAAGVLSVFHNHAHRFSDDEKRLFTALANFAAVATQNARLYSRVFHSEEVLRKNETLTTLGLLAAEIAHEIRNPLTVIKLLHGPLGADFGPGDPRKRDLEIITEKIEQLEGLVTRVLSFARTPSSLHSRWSLDDILSDTNHLLRAKLAQAGVQLHYTPPAEPITVDVNKGQIQQVFLNLALNAFHAMPQGGELRLTCLPEGHVVHIDVTDTGGGIPPEVQPRIFESFLSTRAGGTGLGLTIALRIVKDHHGVLQLRNTGPRGTTMRVTLPLPSA; encoded by the coding sequence ATGAGTTTGGAAGAGATGAAAGACCTGGCCGCGCACCATGCGCTCGCCTCCCTGGCCGTCACCGCCCCCGACGCCACCACCGCGCAGACCGGCATCCTGTCCGCCATCATGTCCGCCTTTCCCGCCGACAGCGGGTCGCTGTCCCTCCTCACCCCCGAGAGCGCCAGCCTGGAAATTTCCGCCCAGCAGGGCCTGCCGCCCGAGACCGGTGACTTCGCCCTCCGCCCCGGCCAGGGCATCACCGGCTGGGTCGCCATGCATGGCCGCCCCCTGCTCGTCGCCGACGTCAGCCATGAACCCCGTTACATCGCCGCCCGCCGCGGGGTCTGCTGCGAAATGGCCGCGCCCATCACCATCGACGGCCAGATCGTCGGCGTCGTGAATCTCGACGCGGACCAGCCCGGCGCCTTCAACTCCACCGATCTCGACCGGCTCATGCGCTTCGCCGACGAGGCCGGCACCGTCCTCAATCGCCTCTGGCAGTTCGACCGCCTGCGCGCCAACTCCACCCAGCTCACCACCCTCGTCGAACTCGGCCACGCCCTCGTCGCCCAGCTCGCCCCCGAGGAACTGCTCCACGCCATCACCGAGAGCGGCCGCGCCTTCTTCAACGCCCGCCTGTGCCTGCTCCACGACTACGACGCCAACGCCCGCGAGCTCCGCCTCCACGCCTGGTCCGCCGGCGGCGACCTCGCTAGCGCCGGCCTCGCCCTCCAGCAGCAGACCATCCCGATCGACGAGGCCCTCCTCTCCTCCACCCTCACCACCGGCCGCACCACCGAGTACCAGCAACTCGACGGCCCGCGCTACCGGGAGGCCGCCGACCTGCCCCGCGACCCGACCCTCTGCAGCGCCCTCGCCACCCCGCTATTTCTCGAGGGCAAGGCCGCCGGCGTGCTCTCCGTCTTCCACAACCACGCCCACCGCTTCAGCGACGACGAGAAACGCCTCTTCACCGCCCTCGCCAACTTCGCCGCCGTCGCCACCCAGAACGCCCGCCTCTACTCGCGCGTCTTCCACTCCGAGGAGGTCCTGCGCAAGAACGAGACCCTCACCACCCTCGGCCTCCTCGCCGCCGAGATCGCCCACGAGATCAGGAATCCGCTCACCGTGATCAAGCTCCTCCACGGCCCCCTCGGCGCCGACTTCGGCCCGGGCGACCCGCGAAAGCGCGACCTTGAGATCATCACCGAGAAGATCGAGCAGCTCGAGGGCCTCGTCACCCGCGTCCTCTCCTTCGCCCGCACGCCCTCGAGCCTCCACTCGCGCTGGTCCCTCGACGACATCCTCAGCGACACCAACCACCTCCTCCGCGCCAAGCTTGCCCAGGCCGGCGTCCAGCTCCACTACACCCCGCCGGCCGAGCCGATCACCGTCGACGTCAACAAGGGCCAGATCCAGCAGGTCTTCCTGAATCTCGCGCTCAACGCCTTCCACGCCATGCCCCAGGGCGGCGAACTCCGCCTCACCTGCCTGCCCGAGGGCCACGTGGTGCACATCGACGTGACCGACACCGGCGGCGGCATCCCGCCTGAGGTCCAGCCCCGCATCTTCGAGTCCTTCCTCTCCACCCGCGCCGGCGGTACCGGCCTCGGCCTCACCATCGCCCTGCGCATCGTGAAGGACCACCACGGCGTCCTGCAGTTGCGCAACACCGGCCCCCGCGGCACCACCATGCGCGTGACCCTGCCGCTCCCGTCGGCCTGA
- the glnD gene encoding [protein-PII] uridylyltransferase, with product MSVPTATSNRHQPVFTADTPAPARLAACKAYLDEEGARIRLQHQDGAPGLRIAAALSDRMDGLLVPLFTTAVAAWRQQHGEPPVPVCLVALGGYGRGELNPLSDVDVMFLYPEAPKTPELAKFQEHLSNGILYPLWDLKLKIGHSTRTLSEVFVEAAREIKSKTALLEARFLAGTTTLYDNFTDAYRKHYLQSDPKAYIVARLGDQSSRRAQHGGTVFLQEPDIKNGVGGLRDYQNTLWMARVRLGITRLDELAQQNYLQVSELRAMQEAYDFLMRVRNELHYMSKHPTDVLNLEIQPRLAASLGYPQIGLLERVEAFMHDYYRHAQAIYRISQTVEQRLALTVAAAPGLVGSLKNLMLARRNERTKRIDGFVIRGRELAYEHRDIFQQDPVRLIRVFRHCQQLGCTPDLDLAALIRASVPLITQQVIASADANLSFQTILEEAGQVYPTLSLMHELGVLGRFVPEFAPLTCLVQHEYYHRYTADIHTLSTIRELDRIFTAADPRAEKYREVLHATASPTLLYLILLLHDIGKSEGIQGHAEAGVTVAGPVLDRLGVAPDTRATVNFIIKNHLIMARFWQKHDLDDPSSSAAFAELVGDADLLRFLYVHTYCDANGTSASLWNSYKDSLHRRLFDTTLERLVLGDKVESRLSERKEMIRRNLIAQTIPGISPDEITAHFNLLPERYFIQTDEPEITLHIQMVNRLLQSISNADSLNPLRPVIEWKDDLNRSYTTVHVVTWDRAGLFYKLAGAFSVAGLSILSARITTRADHIAIDTFHIVEPGRGLVQNQKSMETFARTVDDALVSDKDLLPDINAQAARLANANRYKAVPSELPATFPPTVEVYHELSLKRIIVEIQAHDRIGLLYQLVKTISDHGFDITFARINTERSIALDTFYIEPRGSDTPVEESHLHVLRDTLRAVITPAKAEAPA from the coding sequence ATGTCTGTCCCCACCGCCACCTCGAACCGCCACCAGCCGGTGTTCACCGCCGACACCCCGGCGCCCGCCCGGCTGGCCGCCTGTAAGGCCTATCTCGACGAGGAAGGCGCGCGGATCCGCCTCCAGCACCAGGACGGGGCTCCGGGCCTGCGGATCGCCGCCGCCCTCTCCGACCGGATGGACGGCCTGCTGGTCCCCCTCTTTACCACCGCCGTCGCCGCCTGGCGCCAACAGCACGGCGAGCCCCCCGTGCCCGTTTGCCTCGTCGCCCTGGGCGGCTATGGCCGCGGCGAACTGAACCCCTTGAGCGATGTCGACGTGATGTTCCTCTACCCGGAGGCCCCGAAAACCCCGGAACTGGCCAAATTCCAGGAACACCTCTCCAACGGCATACTGTACCCGCTCTGGGACCTGAAGCTGAAGATCGGCCACTCCACCCGCACCCTCAGCGAGGTCTTCGTCGAGGCGGCCCGCGAGATCAAGTCCAAGACCGCCCTCCTCGAGGCCCGCTTCCTCGCCGGCACCACCACCCTCTACGACAACTTCACCGACGCCTACCGGAAGCACTACCTCCAGAGCGACCCCAAGGCCTACATCGTGGCCCGCCTCGGCGACCAGTCCAGCCGCCGCGCCCAGCACGGCGGCACCGTCTTCCTCCAGGAACCCGACATCAAGAACGGCGTCGGTGGCCTCCGCGACTACCAGAACACCCTCTGGATGGCCCGCGTGCGCCTCGGCATCACCCGCCTCGACGAGCTCGCCCAGCAAAACTACCTGCAGGTTTCCGAGCTCCGCGCCATGCAGGAGGCCTACGATTTCCTCATGCGGGTGCGCAACGAGCTCCATTACATGAGCAAGCACCCGACCGACGTGCTCAATCTCGAGATCCAGCCCCGGCTCGCCGCCAGCCTCGGTTACCCCCAGATCGGCCTGCTCGAACGCGTCGAGGCGTTCATGCACGACTACTACCGCCACGCCCAGGCTATCTACCGCATCTCCCAGACGGTTGAACAACGCCTCGCCCTCACGGTCGCCGCCGCCCCGGGTCTCGTCGGCTCCCTCAAAAACCTGATGCTGGCCCGCCGCAACGAACGCACCAAGCGCATCGACGGCTTCGTGATCCGCGGACGCGAGCTGGCCTACGAGCACCGCGACATCTTCCAGCAGGACCCCGTCCGCCTCATCCGCGTCTTCCGCCACTGCCAGCAGCTCGGTTGCACCCCCGACCTCGACCTCGCCGCGCTGATCCGTGCCTCTGTCCCCCTCATCACCCAGCAGGTCATCGCGTCGGCCGACGCCAACCTCAGCTTCCAGACCATTCTCGAGGAGGCCGGCCAGGTTTATCCCACCCTGTCGCTCATGCATGAGCTCGGCGTGCTCGGCCGCTTTGTCCCCGAATTTGCCCCGCTCACCTGCCTCGTACAGCACGAGTATTATCATCGCTACACGGCGGATATCCACACCCTCAGCACCATCCGGGAACTTGACAGGATTTTCACGGCCGCCGATCCCCGCGCCGAGAAATACCGCGAGGTCCTCCACGCGACGGCCAGCCCGACTCTCCTCTACCTCATCCTGCTCCTCCACGACATCGGCAAGAGCGAGGGCATCCAGGGCCACGCCGAGGCCGGCGTGACCGTCGCCGGGCCCGTCCTCGACCGCCTGGGGGTGGCCCCCGATACCCGCGCGACCGTCAACTTTATCATCAAAAATCACCTGATCATGGCACGCTTCTGGCAGAAGCACGATTTGGATGATCCCAGCTCCTCAGCCGCCTTTGCCGAGCTGGTCGGCGATGCCGACCTGCTTCGCTTCCTTTACGTCCACACCTACTGTGACGCCAACGGGACGTCGGCGAGTCTCTGGAACAGCTACAAGGACTCCCTCCACCGCCGCCTCTTCGACACGACGCTCGAGCGCCTGGTCCTCGGCGACAAGGTCGAATCCCGCCTCTCGGAGCGCAAGGAAATGATCCGCCGCAACCTCATCGCCCAGACGATCCCCGGCATCAGCCCGGACGAGATCACCGCGCACTTCAATCTCCTCCCCGAGCGCTACTTCATCCAGACCGACGAGCCCGAGATCACCCTGCACATCCAGATGGTGAACCGTCTGCTGCAGTCGATCTCGAACGCCGACTCGCTCAACCCGCTCCGCCCGGTCATCGAGTGGAAGGACGACCTCAACCGCAGCTACACCACGGTGCACGTCGTCACCTGGGACCGCGCGGGCCTGTTCTACAAGCTCGCCGGCGCCTTCAGCGTTGCCGGCCTCAGCATCCTCTCCGCGCGCATCACCACCCGCGCCGACCACATCGCCATCGACACCTTCCACATCGTCGAGCCCGGCCGCGGCCTCGTGCAGAACCAGAAGTCGATGGAAACCTTCGCCCGCACGGTCGACGACGCCCTCGTCAGCGACAAGGACCTGCTGCCGGACATCAACGCCCAGGCCGCGCGCCTCGCCAACGCCAACCGCTACAAGGCCGTCCCCTCCGAGCTACCCGCCACTTTCCCGCCCACCGTCGAGGTCTACCACGAGCTCTCGCTCAAGCGCATCATCGTCGAGATCCAGGCCCACGACCGCATCGGCCTCCTCTACCAGCTGGTCAAGACGATCTCCGACCACGGCTTCGACATCACCTTCGCCCGCATCAACACCGAGCGCAGCATCGCGCTCGACACCTTCTACATCGAGCCCCGCGGCAGCGACACCCCGGTCGAGGAATCCCACCTGCACGTCCTCCGCGACACCCTCCGCGCCGTCATCACCCCCGCCAAGGCCGAGGCCCCGGCCTGA
- a CDS encoding SDR family oxidoreductase has protein sequence MPPAPTPTVLVTGAGSGVGRACTLRFAAAGWAVGLIGRRADALAATIALAGPDAAARLAAFACDIGDPAAVDRTVARAHERFGRLDALVNAAGTNIPRRALAELSLEDYHTTLATNLHGAFHCVRAVLPHLRRQGGGTIVNVNSEAGLRASAKSGAAYAVSKFGLTGLTQTINAEERSHGIRACSVFPGDIDTPLLDKRPTPPPPEARARMMQPEDIAACVWLAVSLPPRAVIEELLVRPL, from the coding sequence ATGCCCCCTGCCCCCACCCCCACCGTCCTCGTCACCGGCGCCGGCTCCGGCGTCGGCCGGGCCTGCACCCTCCGCTTCGCCGCCGCCGGCTGGGCCGTCGGCTTGATCGGCCGCCGCGCCGATGCCCTCGCCGCCACCATCGCGCTGGCCGGCCCGGACGCCGCCGCGCGCCTCGCCGCCTTCGCCTGCGACATCGGCGATCCTGCCGCCGTGGATCGCACCGTCGCCCGCGCGCACGAACGTTTCGGCCGGCTCGACGCCCTGGTGAATGCCGCCGGCACCAACATCCCGCGCCGTGCGCTCGCCGAACTCTCCCTGGAAGATTACCACACCACCCTCGCCACCAACCTCCACGGCGCCTTCCACTGCGTGCGCGCCGTGCTGCCTCATCTGCGGCGCCAGGGCGGCGGCACCATCGTGAACGTCAATTCCGAGGCCGGGCTCCGCGCCAGCGCCAAGTCCGGCGCCGCCTACGCGGTCTCAAAATTCGGCCTCACCGGCCTCACCCAGACGATCAATGCCGAGGAACGCAGCCACGGCATCCGGGCCTGCTCGGTCTTCCCCGGTGACATCGACACCCCCCTGCTCGACAAACGTCCCACCCCGCCGCCACCGGAGGCCCGCGCCCGGATGATGCAGCCCGAGGATATCGCCGCCTGCGTCTGGCTGGCCGTCAGTCTGCCCCCCCGCGCCGTTATCGAGGAGCTCCTCGTCCGCCCGCTCTGA